The DNA region AACGAATTGCTTCATCAAAGTCTTTGATCTTACGATAGCTGTTTCCTATCTCGGTAAGGATCTTGATATTATCCGGTTGGATAACTAACAGTTTTTCCCACCAGCTGATCGCATCCTTATATCTTTGGCAGGCAAAGAATAAATGCCCCAAACCTACGATCACATACTGATCCTTAGGATTGATCTGCAATGCCTGCATATAATATACTTCTGACTCTTTGAAGTTTTTGAGTTTTCTATGAGCGTCCGCAACTCTACTTAAAATAGATGCGTCGGTGATAGTAATATGCCTGTATTCTTCCGCTACTTCGATGACCCGATTGAGTAGGTTCATTTCTCGATAGCAGTTCATAAGTCCCATCAGGGAAAACTTATTGGATGAATCTTCTTTGATACATCTGTTATAAAAATCCAGAGCCTGTCTGAATTCCTTTCGTTTAAAATGAAGGTCTCCCATCCCGACTAAACCGTAGGTATTACTCGGTTCTTTAGCCAGAAGTTCCTTCAATTTAGATTCGGCCTTGTCCCATTGTCTGCTATCCAGAAAACGGTAGGCTTCTTTTGCTAAACTTTTGATTTGAGCAAAATGTGAATCTTCTTCTTCCTTTCCTGCTTGGGGTTTTTCAATAGGCTCGTTCATAGGACCGAAGTTCCTTTTTAAATTTAGAAAGAAGATCTGGGAGATTCTTCATTCAATTTTTTATTTAATATTACTTTGACGGATGAGTAAAGGTTTTCCTTGGTACTAAATCCGTAAAGAAAATTTGAAATTGGAAAAAAAGAGAGAAATGGCGGTTTGCAGTGCATAAAATAATACGAAAGTTATAGTCCATTCTTCCTTCTTGACAGGGC from Leptospira selangorensis includes:
- a CDS encoding tetratricopeptide repeat protein, producing MNEPIEKPQAGKEEEDSHFAQIKSLAKEAYRFLDSRQWDKAESKLKELLAKEPSNTYGLVGMGDLHFKRKEFRQALDFYNRCIKEDSSNKFSLMGLMNCYREMNLLNRVIEVAEEYRHITITDASILSRVADAHRKLKNFKESEVYYMQALQINPKDQYVIVGLGHLFFACQRYKDAISWWEKLLVIQPDNIKILTEIGNSYRKIKDFDEAIRYYRRAADLDPRNFFALYGLAESYRGKKDFRKANEFWERILEFDPDNKLIINRYADSLRGMGEFDKALECFNRILSEGEDYFALLGKASSLKMKGARDKAEEIYVDLHKKFPMDPRPVVELSELYSDMGKRDEALKLLNDFHRKQPLNEEVKQKLDSFSE